The DNA window GAGGGCATCCCATGCTTCGTCCACAACGAGATGTTCGGCTCCATCGTTGTCGGCCCCAAGATCGACAACTACAACGCCAAGTCAATCATGGTGCCCGATGAACTCGAAGCCCGCGCCCGGGACATCGTCGCCCAGTTCGAAACCGAACACCCGGCAGAGGACTCAGCCCCCATCACCCTCCGCGACCGCCTGCGCATGATCCTCGAGACGGGCCTCTTCTCCTGGTTCATCCCGGGCCGCTCAAGAAGGAAGACTGAGGGGGATTGAGAATGTGGATGGCCTGTGGAAGTCGCAAGATCTGAGCGCTGGTCACCCACCGCACACCGGCTCGGCATCGCGAGCGCGATTGGCATCTTCGGCATCGGGGTGTGCTACGTCGCAGTCATCGCGCTCTGGATGATCATCGAGGCCACCCCGCGCGAGCCCATCGGCGACCCTTATCTCGCCGTGATGGAAGTCCTCACCATC is part of the Candidatus Krumholzibacteriia bacterium genome and encodes:
- a CDS encoding DUF2007 domain-containing protein, whose translation is MKKVYSAKNESELVVLRSVLDAEGIPCFVHNEMFGSIVVGPKIDNYNAKSIMVPDELEARARDIVAQFETEHPAEDSAPITLRDRLRMILETGLFSWFIPGRSRRKTEGD